One window of Corynebacterium accolens genomic DNA carries:
- the rpoZ gene encoding DNA-directed RNA polymerase subunit omega, with protein sequence MTNVTTPSNTESAKSEPVFDDPIGITDPPIDELLDKVSSKYALVIFAAKRARQINSYYQEQDEGVFEFVGPLVNPEPGEKPLSIALREIDAGLLDHEEGK encoded by the coding sequence GTGACTAACGTGACCACCCCTTCTAACACTGAATCCGCGAAGTCGGAACCGGTATTTGATGACCCGATTGGCATTACGGACCCGCCAATCGATGAGCTGTTGGACAAGGTTTCTTCCAAGTACGCCTTGGTAATTTTCGCTGCCAAGCGTGCGCGCCAGATCAATAGCTACTACCAAGAGCAAGATGAAGGCGTCTTTGAGTTCGTCGGCCCACTGGTTAACCCAGAGCCCGGCGAGAAGCCACTGTCCATCGCGCTGCGCGAAATCGACGCAGGTCTGTTGGACCACGAGGAAGGCAAGTAA
- the gmk gene encoding guanylate kinase, with protein sequence MADATARGRLVVLAGPSAVGKSTVVSRLRHDVEGLYFSVSMTTRQPRPGEKDGVDYFFVTPEAFQERIDAGEMLEWADIHGGLQRSGTPARPVEEALDAGRPVLVEVDLAGARSVRKALPEADLVFLAPPSWEVLVERLTGRGTEPQDVIDRRLHTAYEELAAQDEFDHVVVNENLDEAVAAISDILRG encoded by the coding sequence ATGGCTGACGCAACTGCTCGCGGTCGCCTCGTCGTGTTGGCGGGTCCTTCCGCAGTGGGGAAATCCACCGTAGTCTCGCGTCTACGGCATGACGTCGAGGGGCTGTATTTCAGCGTGTCTATGACAACGCGCCAGCCCCGCCCCGGGGAAAAAGACGGCGTGGATTATTTCTTCGTCACCCCTGAGGCCTTTCAGGAACGCATTGATGCCGGTGAGATGCTCGAATGGGCAGATATTCACGGCGGATTGCAGCGTTCCGGAACACCCGCCCGGCCCGTAGAAGAGGCCTTGGACGCCGGTCGCCCGGTTCTCGTCGAGGTCGATTTGGCCGGTGCGCGCAGCGTTCGCAAGGCCTTGCCGGAAGCGGATTTGGTCTTCTTGGCACCGCCTTCGTGGGAGGTGTTGGTAGAGCGCCTGACCGGTCGCGGTACCGAACCGCAAGACGTCATTGATCGTAGGTTGCACACTGCGTACGAGGAACTAGCTGCACAGGATGAGTTTGATCACGTTGTGGTCAATGAAAACCTAGATGAGGCAGTGGCCGCCATTAGTGATATCCTGCGTGGATAG
- the mihF gene encoding integration host factor, actinobacterial type: protein MALPKLTDEQRKEALAKAAEARKARAELKAALKRGETDLKDVLEKAETDEIIGKTKVSALLEALPKVGKVKAKEIMEDLEIAQTRRLRGLGERQRRALLERFGYDDE from the coding sequence GTGGCCCTTCCAAAGTTGACTGATGAGCAGCGTAAGGAAGCTCTCGCAAAGGCCGCTGAGGCCCGCAAGGCTCGCGCTGAGCTCAAGGCTGCGCTTAAGCGCGGCGAGACCGACCTGAAGGACGTGCTGGAAAAGGCTGAGACCGATGAGATCATCGGCAAGACCAAGGTTTCCGCACTCCTCGAGGCTCTGCCTAAGGTTGGCAAGGTCAAGGCCAAGGAAATCATGGAAGATCTGGAGATTGCGCAGACCCGTCGCCTGCGCGGTCTGGGTGAGCGCCAGCGTCGTGCTCTGCTTGAGCGCTTCGGTTACGACGACGAATAA
- the pyrF gene encoding orotidine-5'-phosphate decarboxylase, with amino-acid sequence MNHATKSFGQRLEDAGRERGRLCVGIDPHPYLLEKWGLDNSPEGLRTFSLRCVEAFADSAALVKPQVAFFERFGAAGFAVLEETLAGLREAGCLTVADAKRGDIGSTMEGYGDAWLGGTSPLRADSVTLSPYLGVGALGAAIATALENNRGVFVLAATSNPEARAIQAVPAGTADSIAQAVIDECAAFNASAREAGVAGSVGVVVGATVEDPPRLDALNGPVLLPGVGAQGAGPAQVHSIVSACPQLGFANVSRAVLQRGPQVDDLRKAVIDTADQFRD; translated from the coding sequence ATGAACCACGCAACTAAATCCTTTGGCCAGCGCCTGGAAGACGCCGGCCGCGAGCGCGGGCGCCTCTGCGTAGGCATCGATCCGCACCCGTACCTTTTAGAGAAGTGGGGGCTGGATAATTCCCCGGAGGGCCTGCGTACTTTCAGCTTGCGCTGCGTCGAGGCCTTTGCGGATTCCGCCGCTTTGGTAAAGCCGCAGGTGGCCTTCTTCGAACGCTTCGGTGCCGCAGGCTTTGCGGTCTTGGAAGAAACGCTGGCCGGCCTGCGCGAGGCAGGGTGCCTGACCGTGGCGGATGCCAAGCGCGGCGATATCGGCTCCACCATGGAAGGCTATGGCGATGCCTGGCTAGGCGGTACCTCGCCGCTGCGCGCTGACTCGGTGACCTTATCGCCGTACCTCGGCGTTGGGGCGCTGGGCGCGGCCATTGCCACAGCACTAGAAAACAACCGCGGCGTCTTCGTCTTGGCCGCAACCTCTAATCCGGAGGCGCGCGCCATTCAAGCGGTTCCTGCGGGGACTGCCGACTCGATTGCCCAGGCGGTCATCGATGAGTGCGCCGCCTTTAATGCCTCAGCGCGTGAGGCTGGTGTTGCTGGAAGCGTCGGCGTTGTGGTGGGTGCGACCGTCGAGGACCCACCCCGCTTGGACGCGCTTAATGGGCCGGTGCTGCTTCCCGGCGTCGGCGCCCAAGGGGCAGGTCCCGCGCAGGTGCACTCCATTGTGTCTGCGTGCCCGCAGCTTGGGTTCGCCAACGTCTCCCGTGCCGTCTTGCAACGCGGCCCCCAGGTCGATGACCTGCGCAAAGCGGTGATCGATACCGCAGACCAATTCCGGGATTAG